The stretch of DNA AGCCAAGGTGAAGGTTGATCTGGAAATTCTGCCCGCATACATGAGCGCCCCCGAAGCCATGGCTGAAGACGCCATGGAAATTCACCCCGGCACTCCGAACGTCTACTTCGAGCAGAAGATTGCGAAGGGTGAAGACAGCGCCCCCATCTTCAAGAAGGCCGACGTGGTGGTGGAAGACGATTTCTATGTCGGCCGCCAGCCGCATATGCCCATCGAGCCGGACGTGGGCTTTGCTTTCTTCAATGAAGAAGGCAAGCTGTGCATCCACTCCAAGTCCATCGGCCTGCACCTGCACATGTACATGATCGCTCCCGGTCTTGGTATGGACCCCGAGAACATGATCATGGTGCAGAACCCCACCGGCGGCACCTTCGGTTACAAGTTCAGCCCCACCATGGAAGCACTGGTCGGCGCGGCAGCCATTGCTACCGGTCAGCCCGTGTACCTGAACTACACCTGGTTCCAGCAGCAGACCTACACCGGCAAGCGCTCTCCGTTCTTCATGAACGTGCGCTTTGCCGCTACCAAGGACGGCATGCTGCAGGCCATGGAAAGCGACTGGACTGTTGACCACGGCCCCTATTCCGAATTCGGCGACCTGCTTACCCTTCGCGGTGCGCAGTTCATCGGCGCGGGCTACAACATTCCCAGCATCCGTGGTATCGGCCGCACCGTGTGCACCAACCACGCATGGGGTTCCGCCTTCCGTGGCTATGGTTCGCCGCAGAGCGAATTTGCCTCTGAAGTGCTGATGGACGAACTGGCTGATAAGCTCGGCATGGACCCGCTGGAACTGCGTTACAAGAACGTGTACCGCGAAGGTTCCACCACGCCCACCGGCCAGACGCCGGAAGTGCTTTCCCTGCCTGAAGTGCTGGATAAGGCACGTCCCATGTACAAGGCCGCCAAGGAACACGCTGCCAAGGCTTCCACCGCGGAAGTGAAGCGCGGCGTGGGTATCTCGCTCGGCGTGTACGGTTGCGGTCTGGACGGCCCTGATACGGCGGAAGTGTATGTGGAGCTGAACCCCGACGCGACGGTCACGGTTTACGCCACCTGGCATGACCATGGTCAGGGCGCGGACATCGGCACCCTTGCCACCGCGCACGAAGGGCTGCGTCCGCTGGGCATCCGTCCCGAAAACATCAAGCTTGTGCTGAACGATACCGCCGTGTGCCCCAATGCGGGTCCCGCAGGCGGCAGCCGCTCGCAGGTTGTTGTCGGCCGCGCCATCAAGGCCGGTTGTGAACTGCTGGTCGGCGGTATGCGCAAGAAGGACGGCACGTTCCGTACCTACGATGAAATGAAGGCCGAAAACATTGCCGTGAAGTACAGCGGCAAGTGGTCTGCTCCGTGCACCGACTGCAACGCAGACGGTCAGGGCAACCCCTTTGCTGCTTACATGTACGGTCTGTTCATTGCCGAAGTGGCAGTGGAACTGGCAACCGGCAAGACCACCGTGGAAAAGATCTCCATGGTGGGCGACGTGGGCGAAATCGCCAACAAGCTGGCTGTGGACGGCCAGCTCTACGGCGGCCTTGCTCAGGCCATCGGTCTTGCCCTGTACGAAGACTTCGAGGACATCAAGAAACACTCCACCATGCCCGGTGCCGGGTTCCCCTACATCAAGCAGATTCCTGATGACATCGTGCTCGAGTATGTGGAAACCCCGCGTCCCGAAGGTCCCTTCGGCGCATCCGGCGTAGGCGAACTGCCTCTTACCTGCCCGCACGCAGCCGTGGTAAACGGTATCTACAACGCCTGCGGCGTGCGTATCACCAAGCTCCCGGCTCTGCCGGAGAAGGTGCTTGCCGGACTGAAGGCCAAGAAGTAACCGTCGTCTCCTGAAATGATTCGGGCGGCTCCTTGCAGTGCAAAGAGCCGCCCGTTTTTTGTGAAGTGGTGCGGAGAACGGGAGCGTATCAGCGCTTGGTGCGCTCCAGCAGTTTGCCCAGCTTGTTCTGCAGCATCTCCGGCGTGAAGGGCTTGGGCAGGAAGGAGGACACGCCACACTTGCGCGCAAGGGCTGCCTGCGATCTGCCCGATTCGGTGGTGGCCATGATTACGGGGGTGGTGGCATACAGCGGCATGGCGCGCAGTTTTTCCGTGAACTGAATGCCGTCCATTACGGGCATGTTCATGTCCACGACAATGACATCAAAGACGCCTTCCAGCCCTTCCACAATATCCAGCGCATCGCGGCCGTGTTCCGCGAGCATGACATCGAAGCCAATGGCCGAGCCGTGCGTGCGGTAGAAGTTGCGCATGGCCGTTGAGTCGTCAATGGCAAGCAGTTTGGGCCTTCCGCTTTCCTGCTTCGGCAATTCCTTGCGGATGGCTTCGGCATCGCGTGCGGCCTGTTCGCCTTCGCATTGCTTCAGCGCCTCGGCGAAGGTCAGCATGGTTTCGGCGTTGTTACACTTGAGAATCAGGCTGATGAGAATGCGTCCGGCAACCGGGTCGGCATGCAGATAGGGAAACAGTTTGACGGCATGTGCCGCGATGATTGCCTGCAGAATACGCTGGGCCTGTGCATCGCGTGCGGCCATGCGGTCTGCTATTATTTCGAGAAAACGTTTACCCACCATGGGCGATGCCAGCGACTCCAGTGCATACACGATGGCCAGAAGCGTTGTGGGTTCCTGTTCCACGGGCAGGGCGTCCGTGAGTGCCACAAGACTTTTGACGCCCGGCGTACAGCCGAGTGCTTCGTAGATGGCAAAGCCGACGTTGGGGTCGGAGGCAGCCCCCTGCTCAAGCGCATGAATGAGCGGGTGCGCGGCAGACTTGTGGGCAATGTCGCGCAGGGCGTTGGCGGCCATGACGCGGCTGTCCTTGTCGGAATCGAGCAGCGCCGGGGCAATGTGCGGAATGGCCAGCTCGCCGCAGCGCACAAAGGTTTCCAGAACAATGCGGCGTGCTTCCGGATTTTTGTGATGTATGAAGCGGGCCAGCTCCGAGAGGGCCGGGGCATGGCTGGAAGCGCCGATGCGGCCGAGAGCCTCAATGGCGGCCCATGTGGTTATGCCGCACACCGCGTAGCGGTCGTCAGCTTCGTTGGCTGATATGATGTCGGTGAGGGGCTGGATGCAGGATGCGTCGCCCAGTGCTCCGAGATATTGGATACACAGGGAAGCAATGACCGGATCGGCATGCCGCATGTGTTCGTGAAACACCGGAATGGCAGCATCGGAACCTATGCGCCCGAGTGCAGTGAGTGTTTCGTTGAGAGATGCCGAATCGTCTGCCTTGCTGAGGCGGGCAATCAGTACGGGAGCCGCTTCGACAAGATGCATCTCACCGGCAAGATCTCTGCACAGGGCGGCGTACGGTCCGTGCGGATGCTCAATGCCGCTGACAATGCTGTCCGGATTTTTTTGCAGCAGGGTCCGCATGGTGTTGCGAACCATGGTGTCTGCAGCAGTGTCGCCTGTGGGCTCCAGAAAAAGGGGAGTAAGTTCGGCGAGAGCCTGTGCCGCAGGCTCGCCCTGCAGTTTGTGCAGCGCCTGAGCCTGCTCCAGAAAATCGAGTGAGCGGAAAGAATCTGCGAAGGACACGATGACCTCCCTGCGAGCAGTCATTTCCCAGCGGGATTTATTCGAAGCAGAACTCCACTGTGAAGTCGCCATTGGCAGTGGAGAAGGGTATGGCCATTATCGGGCTTTTGGTGACATGCGTTATGGAATGGTTGTCACCCATGATGACTGAAGGAGTAGACCCCTGAAACACCATGCCCATTTCAGCAAGCCCCGCTCTGGCCTGTCCGGAGATCATGTTGGTTACTTCGCCTACGGCATCCTTCGTATCCTGCAGCAGATCCTGAATGTCGTCTCCGAGCATGGCTTTCACCAGCGCTATGGCGCATTTTTTGGTGAAAGTGACCGAGATGCTCCCGTTCTTATAGCCTGTGATGCCGATAACGGCAGACACGTCGCCCTGCGCAACCGTGTTTTTCTTGACATACGGCATCCCCGGCACGGGATTGATGCCCGCCATGGTGGAGAGGACGTTGACGGTTGCACTGATAAAGGGTTTTGCTACCTCGATTCCGGTGCTCATTGTGAAGGACTCCTTGCATTCCCGACTGTCGGATGTCGTATTTTCCCGCTAACTGCGTGATAGATCACTTTTGGGGTGATACGTAAATCCTACTGTAGATGCCGGACTCCGTAAAGTGAATTATTGTTCGTCATAGGCATGTTATAAGACATGCTATGCAGCGTGGGCAGCCTTGTTTTCCGCGTGACCGGACACTGCGGCGAGATTTCTGCGGATGGAATCGCACAGGCGGTTGTTGCCGCCGGTACGGCGTTCCAGCACCTCAAGCGCTGCCGCAAACAGTTCCGTCGCCTGCGGGTTTTTGCCCTGTGCCGCAAAGATGAGGGCAAGGTTGTTCTGTATCTTGGCGGTGTAGCCTTCGGCCCCCAGCGCGTTCGCCTTGCGCAGGGCCTGATGCAGCATGAACTCGGCGTTCATGAAGTCTCCGCGGGCCATGGCCTGCATACCCTGTGTGTTGAGGGAGCCGATTACCTTTGCAGCGCACATGTCAGTATCTCCTGTATGATTCGTTCCCGGCCTGTTTTGGCAAACGGGGTGGTGTTATCTAGTTGGATTCAAGGCTGTTGCGCAGGGTGGACACGCCACATGCGTGTATCATGCGCACGGGGATATTGCGGGACTTGGCGTAGTTGAGCACTTCCTTGCGGGCCGCGTGCGAAACCTTGCTGGTGAACACGATAACCAGATCCGGACTGCCCATCTGGCTGCTGATCTGGTTTTCCTTGCCGGTGAAAACCTTCAGGTCAACGCCGCGGGACTTGGCTGCGTTGATGTAATCCCTTCTCAGTCTGTCCATGCCGCCTATGAGGGTTGCGCACATTGGTGAGTCCTTTGTGGTTGGTGGTTGAAAGGTCTTGGCAAAGTGCCGTTTCGTCGTCCTGACATATTCCTTAATTGAAAATGAATTTCATTGTCAACTAAAAACCTTTCTTTGCTCAAATCCCTACTCCTGATAGGAAGCGGTTACGCGTGAACGGCGTTTGTTTTTTCGCCCGTCATGGTGCTTGTTGTGATGTGAATACGCTTCGTTTTGCGGAGAATGATAGATGATGAACGGACTGAGGATGCAGGCCCTGCGCCTGCTCTGCATTGCCTGCTGCCTGACTTGCGGCATAGGCGTGTCGTGGATGTTCCCTGACAGGGGATTCGCGCATCCGCATGTATTTGTGGATGCAACCGTGGACTTTGTTTTTGAAAATGGTGGTCTTGCAGGCATGAAAGTGCACTGGACGTTCGACCCCATGGCCAGCAGTCAGTATCTCACGGATCTTGATATTAACGGAGACGGCACGCTTACGGCAGAAGAATGGACCTCGCAGCGCGATGACATCGCCGTTTTTCTGGCTGAGGAACGCTTTTTTCTGCACGTTGCCGTGAACGGACAGTCGGTGTTTATTCCGTCCATCCGCGATTTTGTGGCCACGTTCGAGAACGGGAAGCTGGAATATTCCTTCTTTGCCCCGCTCGCAGCCGAGAACGGCAGCGATGTGATTGTGGCTGTTTTTGATCCCTCCTACTACACCGACTTTCAGATCGCCGAAGAGAGCTTCCGTTTCTCCGGCAGGTCCGAGGGTATTTCCTATACACTGGACGATGCGCCGGAGCTGGCTTTTTATGAAGGCCAGATCATTCCGTTGGCGGCACGGGTCCACTTTTGATCATGATGAAGAGTTGTACGATGACTATGCGCATGGCAGCCGTGTGTACCGCGGTGCTGTTGTTTTTGTGTTCGATGTCCCTGAGCGTCCCTGTAACGGATGGTGTTTCGTCTCTGCAACTGGGCATGGTGTCTGCTTCGCTGGCGAATCCCTTTACCAAGGGGGCGCATGGCCGCAGCCCGGGACAGGCAGAGGAGAAGGCTGCGGGCGGTTTCGAGCAGCAGGATCAGACTGCCATTGCCCCCGGCAACGGTACGCAAGAAGGGGCGCTGCAGGCTCCGGTTGCAGAGACGGGCGGAGCGAGTCTTCCGCATGCCGAGGCAGGTTTTCTGGCCACGCAGTATACACGCATGTTGCGCGCTGTGACCGTGATGCAGAAGGAGATGCGTGAAAAACTGTCCGAGCTGGGCAAGGACATCGCTGCCAACCCTGCGGGTGGTTCGTTCTGGACATTCATAGGTCTGTCTTTTTTTTACGGAGTAGTGCACGCGTTGGGACCGGGCCACGGCAAGGCCGTGGTGTTTTCCTATTTTCTCGGCAAGCGGGGCAGCATTGCGCGCGGTTTTGCCATGGGGCACCTGCTTTCATTCGTGCATGCCATGTCGGCCGTGGTGCTCGTATTCGTTTTGCAGTGGGTGCTCGGCAACAAAGGCTCGCAAGGGTTTGACGAAGCCGGCGGGGTGTTGCAGCACGTGAGCTATGGACTTGTGGCCGTGATCGGGCTGCTTATGCTGGTGCATGCGTTGTATGAGACATTTTCCGGCAGGCAGGCTGCCCGCATATGCTGTGCAGCGGCACCGCAGGCGGGATATGGCGGCATTGCCGCTGTTTCCATGCTGGCGGGGCTGGTACCCTGTCCGGGCGCGGCGCTGGTGCTCGCCTTTGCCATGGGGCTGGGGCTGCCGTGGACGGGATTTTTTGCGGTGCTTGCGCTTGCGTTGGGCATGGGGCTGACAACATCGCTCTTCGGTGTTCTCAGCATTGCCTCGCGCAGCGCGCTTGTGCATGTGGCAGGCAGAGGGCCGAGGTTGCTCACGGTCATGTACAGTTGTCTCGCCATCGGCGGGGCGCTGGGCATTACCCTGCTCGGCACCATGTTATTCCTTTCCGCACGATGCTGATGAAGAAAGCCGCCTTTTCAGGCGGCTTTTTTTGTCGTTGGTGTCGGGCCTAAGCATCTTCCCACGAGATACACTGCACCGGGCAGGTGTTGATGGCGTCTTCAACGCAATCCGCTTTTGTTTCCGGGTCTATGACTTCCGCATATTCGTTGCCGCTGGACATCCGGAACGCTTCGGGGCAAAGTTCCACACACGATTCGCAGGCAATACATTCATTTGTGTCAAGCACCAGAATCTTGGCCATGAATTTCTCCTGTTATTTGCGACATGGGGTCAGGGGTATACAGACACAACACTGATATACCGTTTTATCAATGTCGGCGGCAAGAAATTCTTACATACAGCGGTTCGAAAGGTGGAGAGCATGGAGTCGGGCGGAAAGCAGGCGAAGGAACATCTGGCAAGGGCCAAGGCATATTTTCAGCGGCACGACGTGATGCGTGCGCTGGAGGCTGTGGTAAATGCCCTGCAGGTTATGCAGAAGGGGATTTCCGGGCCGGACAAGATGGCGGCTGATGCAGCCCTGCGGGAAATGATCGGCCTGCTCAACCGTACCGAAGAGATAAGCACCCGCTTTCCCAAGGGGGTTCCCTTCAAGCCCGGTATTGAGCGTCAGCTCTACACGCTGTTCAATCAGGTGCTGCAGTCCATCCGCATGGCGCAGGAGCACGAAAGCTACACGCAGACACTGGAACGGAAGCAGAAGCTGGACAGGGTGCTCAACTATGGCTGCAAGCTGCTGGAAGCCGGTAAGGTGCAGGACGCAGAAGGAGCCTTTCAGGAAGCCATTGAGTGCTATGTGGATGAGCATTCAATGTTCCGCATGATGGGTGAGGCCTGCCTTGCGGTGAAACAGCCGCGTATGGCGGCCAAATACCTCAAGCAGGCCGTGAAGGTCGACAAGGACAAGGAGCGCTCAGGACGCTTGCTTGTACGCGCACTGGAAGAAAGCGGCAATATTCCGGCTGCCAGAAAGCTGGAAGCCGAGCTGAAGCTTTCCTAGCTGCCGTTCGAATCTTTCCGGCCAGCTGTCGGCTGGCTGTCAATTCCACGTATCTGCCAATTGTCAGCAGGGCATACGCCGGACGTACGCCGACCGCCTGCCGGACAGCTCAGACATCTGCCGACACCATGCCGGACATTAGCCATCCATCTTCCGGACACCGTCGGGCATCTGGTCATCCCCTGACAAGTATCTGTTCATTAGCACCCGCAGCGGCCTTGGTTACGTAGCCTTCGTTCGCCATTGCGTGTGGGAAACGCTGCGCGTATGGCGCGAGCATCCCCTCGCGCATGTCGCATACGTCGGAAGGCCATGCAGGCCGCGTAGACGAACTGGTCGGCCGCAACTACAGATCCAGCAGGGCGGCCACACGGTCGGGATCAAGCGCGTGCTGTGTCAGGCCGTCGTTGCTGCCCTGTCCCAGCAGGGACATGGCTGCGCCGTACGCCAGATCAACGTCATCGGCAGCTTCAGGCGGCAGGGTGCCAGCCTGCATGCCGAGACCGGCTTCCTGCGTGGTTACACCTTTTTCTTCAAGCTTTCTGCGCGCAACTTCGTTGCCCTTGCGCAGCATGTCCTCAAGCTTTTCAAACGGATCATTACGGGTAAGGCCGGATATCTGCATGTCTGACTCCTTGGAAGAGTATTCCTGCCTCGCCTCGTTGCGCCCTGGCTGTGACGGCGGGGAAGGAAGTTGTTTCCGTACCTCCATTGTTAAGCAAAAAACGGGCGAATACGTGTTTTGTCAATGAATGCCTGCGGTTGCGCGAGGAGGGGGAAAAACATTCCTTTACGTCCCGCAAGCGACGGGGCGGGGCTGTCTGCATGTATCCGTATGGGCGTTGAAGAATTCGTCAAAAAGGACATATTTGTAAAATTTGTTGTAAGCGCCTATGCATCCTGCTATGGGAAGCCTGCTTTTATACTCTGGTGTTGTGCCGCAATTCAGTCCGGCAGCAATCGGGCCGGTGTGGAGTTTTTGAACAATGGTGCAAGCGTTCATACGAAAAATCGATGCGTTAACAGAAGTGATAGGCAAGGCGACCATGGGGCTAGCCCTCTTGCTGGTTGTACTGGTGATGGCCGATGTCGCCATGCGGTATGTGTTCAGCATCAGCTTTGCCTCGGTGCGCGAGCTGGAATGGCACATCTATTCCCTGCTGTTCCTCTTCGGCGGGGCCTATACGCTGCGGCATGACGGCCATGTGCGCGTGGACGTGGCCTATCAGCATTTCAGCCCCAGAATGCGGGCGCTGGTCAACGTGATCGGCTGTCTGATCTTTCTGTTTCCGGGGTGTTATCTGGTCATCCGCACCTCTGCCATGTTTACCAAATTCAGCTGGATGATGGCCGAACAGTCGCCGGACCCCGGCGGGCTGCCCTTCCGCTGGTTCCTCAAGGGATGCCTGCCTGTGGCCTTTGGCCTGCTGGCCCTGCAGGGCGTTTCGTTCTTTCTGAAGAATCTGCTTGTGCTGCTCGGCAAGGCAGAAGCGGAGGAGGCATAGCATGCATCAGGCACTTGCAGGCTGGCTCTTTGTCGGCATGACGGCCATGCTCATGCTTGGTTTTCCCGTTGCGTTCACGCTGCTCGGGACGTCGCTCATCTTCGGGGTAATCGGTTTCGGCTGGGATTTCTTCAATCTCATGCCCCTGCGCGTGTGGGGCGTGATGAGCAATTTTACCTATACGGCTGTTCCGCTGTTCATCTTCATGGGCATGACCATGGAGCGTTCGGGCATTGCCACCAAGCTCATCGAGTCCATGGGAACCATGCTGGGCCGTGTCCGCGGCGGCATGGCCATTTCCGTTGTGCTGGTCGGGGCGCTTCTCGGTGCCTCCACAGGCATTGTGGGCGCGACCGTGGTCACCATGGGGCTGCTTGCTCTGCCCACCATGATGCGCTGCGGCTACAAGAACACGCTTTCCACAGGAGTTATCGCGGCATCGGGTACTCTCGGGCAGATCATTCCTCCTTCCATCATCCTCATTCTTCTGGGCGACATTATCGGCGTGCCAGTCGGCGATCTCTTCATAGGAGCGCTGGTTCCCGGTTTCATGCTGGTGCTGTTCTACATCATCTACATCATGCTCTATTCCAAGATCTGGCCGGAGAATGTACCCGCCGTGATCTGCGGCCCACGCTGCAAGCCCGGTGATCCGGAGTATGACGAGTGCTCCATCGGAGCGGACATGCCGGGAATACGGGACCTGATGGGAGCATTTTTGCCGCCCCTGTTCCTCATTCTGTCAGTGCTGGGTACTATCTTCGCCGGTATTGCCTCTCCCACGGAAGCTGCGGGCGTGGGGGCCTTCGGCGCGCTCATTCTCAGCTATATGAACGGCAAGTTCAGCTGGCAGATGCTCAAGGAAGTCATGGAATCCACCATGCGCCTTACCAGCATGATCTTCATTATCCTTGTGGGTGCCACGGCCTTCGGCCTCGTATTCCGAGGACTTGGCGGCGATCATCTGGTACGCGATTTCGTGCAGGCTCTTCCTTTCGGCAAATGGGGCGTGCTCGCTGTGGTGATGTTCCTCATCTTCCTCATGGGTTTCTTTCTCGACTTCATCGAGATTACCTTCATCCAGATTCCCGTGCTGGCTCCCATCATGATCGAATCGGGTTTCGACCCGACGTGGCTGGCGCTGATATTTGCTCTGAATCTGCAGACATCCTTCCTTACGCCACCGTTCGGGTTCTCGCTCTTTTACCTCAAGGGGGTGTGTCCGCCACAGGTCTCCACCCTTGATATCTACAAGGGGATCATTCCCTTTGTGGCCATTCAGCTGCTTGTGCTGGGTATCTGCGCTGCGTTCCCCGACCTGCTGCTGTGGCTGCCGCATATGGCCGCAGCCCGATAGTTAGCCGCGTCTCCGCTGATGACAACAAGCCCCCGCAACGTGCATTGCGGGGGCTTCAGACTGCTGACAAAGTCATTTCTGGTATTTTGGGGCTCCGCCGGGCAGGAACCTAACGTTCCTGCACCTCGTATAAGCGATGAAAATCCGTTTTTTGACCTCGGTTCCGGCTTAACAGGAATACGGGTTTACTGAAAACAAGGGTTTTTCATGAACCTTAAGCCCCCGCAACGCGTGTTGCGGGGGCTTAGTTTTCGTGATCAGGCGCTGGCGTGCAGGCGATCGGGAAAGGCCGGATTCTTCTGCTGTCAATTCGGCACGAACCGGCAGGATCGGCACGGTCGCAGAACAGGCTGGACAGGGTATTGTCCGACCGGCAGACAGCGTGTGCCCCGCCCGGGCAGCCCATGTTAGAGTCTGCAGTTATTTGCCGGCATCGTCCTTCAGGGAATCCACAAGGCTGCTCAGTTCGCTGGCTTCTCCCGCAAGCTGCTGTATGTCGTTGTCGGATTCCGCAACACGCTGGGCGTTTTCGTTTGCGATACGGTTGATTTCATCCACACTGCTGGTGATCTGCTCGGATGCGGCGGACTGCTGCTCGGCTGCCGTGGCAATGGACTGCACCTGCATTGCTGCTTCCTGCGCCATGGAAACGATTTCATACAGCACCTGACCGGACTGGTTGGATAGCTCCGTGGCACCGTTGATGGCGTCCACAGCTTCATCCATGCCTGTGACGTTGGCCTTGGCAAGGTTCTGTATGGATTTGATGCTCTCGCCCACTTCCTTGGTGGCACCCATGGTTTTTTCGGCCAGCTTGCGCACTTCGTCTGCCACAACCGCAAAGCCGCGGCCGGCCTCGCCAGCTCGGGCTGCTTCAATGGCAGCGTTCAGGGCCAGCAGGTTGGTCTGGTCGGCAATATCGTT from Desulfovibrio subterraneus encodes:
- a CDS encoding molybdopterin-dependent aldehyde oxidoreductase, translating into MIKRMIHVNGAPRMAIAAPETTLATYLRESLGLTSVKVGCGQGHCGSCNVIVNGKLIRSCSYKMSRLNDSDSITTLEGIGTPDNLHPIQVAWLAHGAAQCGFCSPGFIVSTKLLLDTNPKPSRDDVRDWFQKHRNACRCTGYKPLVDAVMDAAAVLRGEKKLDDLYFQIPADGKIWGTKYPRPSAVAKVTGTLDFGADLGIKMPEGTLRLALVQAEVSHARILGIDTSEAEKMPGVVKVVTHKDIKGKNRITGLITFPTNKGDGWDRPILCDEKVFQFGDAIAIVCADTECHAKAAAAKVKVDLEILPAYMSAPEAMAEDAMEIHPGTPNVYFEQKIAKGEDSAPIFKKADVVVEDDFYVGRQPHMPIEPDVGFAFFNEEGKLCIHSKSIGLHLHMYMIAPGLGMDPENMIMVQNPTGGTFGYKFSPTMEALVGAAAIATGQPVYLNYTWFQQQTYTGKRSPFFMNVRFAATKDGMLQAMESDWTVDHGPYSEFGDLLTLRGAQFIGAGYNIPSIRGIGRTVCTNHAWGSAFRGYGSPQSEFASEVLMDELADKLGMDPLELRYKNVYREGSTTPTGQTPEVLSLPEVLDKARPMYKAAKEHAAKASTAEVKRGVGISLGVYGCGLDGPDTAEVYVELNPDATVTVYATWHDHGQGADIGTLATAHEGLRPLGIRPENIKLVLNDTAVCPNAGPAGGSRSQVVVGRAIKAGCELLVGGMRKKDGTFRTYDEMKAENIAVKYSGKWSAPCTDCNADGQGNPFAAYMYGLFIAEVAVELATGKTTVEKISMVGDVGEIANKLAVDGQLYGGLAQAIGLALYEDFEDIKKHSTMPGAGFPYIKQIPDDIVLEYVETPRPEGPFGASGVGELPLTCPHAAVVNGIYNACGVRITKLPALPEKVLAGLKAKK
- a CDS encoding response regulator translates to MSFADSFRSLDFLEQAQALHKLQGEPAAQALAELTPLFLEPTGDTAADTMVRNTMRTLLQKNPDSIVSGIEHPHGPYAALCRDLAGEMHLVEAAPVLIARLSKADDSASLNETLTALGRIGSDAAIPVFHEHMRHADPVIASLCIQYLGALGDASCIQPLTDIISANEADDRYAVCGITTWAAIEALGRIGASSHAPALSELARFIHHKNPEARRIVLETFVRCGELAIPHIAPALLDSDKDSRVMAANALRDIAHKSAAHPLIHALEQGAASDPNVGFAIYEALGCTPGVKSLVALTDALPVEQEPTTLLAIVYALESLASPMVGKRFLEIIADRMAARDAQAQRILQAIIAAHAVKLFPYLHADPVAGRILISLILKCNNAETMLTFAEALKQCEGEQAARDAEAIRKELPKQESGRPKLLAIDDSTAMRNFYRTHGSAIGFDVMLAEHGRDALDIVEGLEGVFDVIVVDMNMPVMDGIQFTEKLRAMPLYATTPVIMATTESGRSQAALARKCGVSSFLPKPFTPEMLQNKLGKLLERTKR
- a CDS encoding chemotaxis protein CheX, whose protein sequence is MSTGIEVAKPFISATVNVLSTMAGINPVPGMPYVKKNTVAQGDVSAVIGITGYKNGSISVTFTKKCAIALVKAMLGDDIQDLLQDTKDAVGEVTNMISGQARAGLAEMGMVFQGSTPSVIMGDNHSITHVTKSPIMAIPFSTANGDFTVEFCFE
- a CDS encoding tetratricopeptide repeat protein, with translation MCAAKVIGSLNTQGMQAMARGDFMNAEFMLHQALRKANALGAEGYTAKIQNNLALIFAAQGKNPQATELFAAALEVLERRTGGNNRLCDSIRRNLAAVSGHAENKAAHAA
- a CDS encoding DUF2325 domain-containing protein encodes the protein MCATLIGGMDRLRRDYINAAKSRGVDLKVFTGKENQISSQMGSPDLVIVFTSKVSHAARKEVLNYAKSRNIPVRMIHACGVSTLRNSLESN
- a CDS encoding DUF1007 family protein translates to MMNGLRMQALRLLCIACCLTCGIGVSWMFPDRGFAHPHVFVDATVDFVFENGGLAGMKVHWTFDPMASSQYLTDLDINGDGTLTAEEWTSQRDDIAVFLAEERFFLHVAVNGQSVFIPSIRDFVATFENGKLEYSFFAPLAAENGSDVIVAVFDPSYYTDFQIAEESFRFSGRSEGISYTLDDAPELAFYEGQIIPLAARVHF
- a CDS encoding nickel/cobalt transporter; protein product: MTMRMAAVCTAVLLFLCSMSLSVPVTDGVSSLQLGMVSASLANPFTKGAHGRSPGQAEEKAAGGFEQQDQTAIAPGNGTQEGALQAPVAETGGASLPHAEAGFLATQYTRMLRAVTVMQKEMREKLSELGKDIAANPAGGSFWTFIGLSFFYGVVHALGPGHGKAVVFSYFLGKRGSIARGFAMGHLLSFVHAMSAVVLVFVLQWVLGNKGSQGFDEAGGVLQHVSYGLVAVIGLLMLVHALYETFSGRQAARICCAAAPQAGYGGIAAVSMLAGLVPCPGAALVLAFAMGLGLPWTGFFAVLALALGMGLTTSLFGVLSIASRSALVHVAGRGPRLLTVMYSCLAIGGALGITLLGTMLFLSARC
- a CDS encoding ferredoxin, whose translation is MAKILVLDTNECIACESCVELCPEAFRMSSGNEYAEVIDPETKADCVEDAINTCPVQCISWEDA
- a CDS encoding tetratricopeptide repeat protein, with the protein product MESGGKQAKEHLARAKAYFQRHDVMRALEAVVNALQVMQKGISGPDKMAADAALREMIGLLNRTEEISTRFPKGVPFKPGIERQLYTLFNQVLQSIRMAQEHESYTQTLERKQKLDRVLNYGCKLLEAGKVQDAEGAFQEAIECYVDEHSMFRMMGEACLAVKQPRMAAKYLKQAVKVDKDKERSGRLLVRALEESGNIPAARKLEAELKLS
- a CDS encoding TRAP transporter small permease subunit, yielding MVQAFIRKIDALTEVIGKATMGLALLLVVLVMADVAMRYVFSISFASVRELEWHIYSLLFLFGGAYTLRHDGHVRVDVAYQHFSPRMRALVNVIGCLIFLFPGCYLVIRTSAMFTKFSWMMAEQSPDPGGLPFRWFLKGCLPVAFGLLALQGVSFFLKNLLVLLGKAEAEEA
- a CDS encoding TRAP transporter large permease: MHQALAGWLFVGMTAMLMLGFPVAFTLLGTSLIFGVIGFGWDFFNLMPLRVWGVMSNFTYTAVPLFIFMGMTMERSGIATKLIESMGTMLGRVRGGMAISVVLVGALLGASTGIVGATVVTMGLLALPTMMRCGYKNTLSTGVIAASGTLGQIIPPSIILILLGDIIGVPVGDLFIGALVPGFMLVLFYIIYIMLYSKIWPENVPAVICGPRCKPGDPEYDECSIGADMPGIRDLMGAFLPPLFLILSVLGTIFAGIASPTEAAGVGAFGALILSYMNGKFSWQMLKEVMESTMRLTSMIFIILVGATAFGLVFRGLGGDHLVRDFVQALPFGKWGVLAVVMFLIFLMGFFLDFIEITFIQIPVLAPIMIESGFDPTWLALIFALNLQTSFLTPPFGFSLFYLKGVCPPQVSTLDIYKGIIPFVAIQLLVLGICAAFPDLLLWLPHMAAAR